In Bactrocera neohumeralis isolate Rockhampton unplaced genomic scaffold, APGP_CSIRO_Bneo_wtdbg2-racon-allhic-juicebox.fasta_v2 ctg2196, whole genome shotgun sequence, the genomic stretch GCTTGGCACGTTTTGTCCCCTCTGCGTCTGTCTTTCTCTTCCGCGTCTGCGTCAGCAATCACGGGCGTGTACTTCCACTTGGTGATGATCTTCTCCTCCGCGAGGTCCAGCACCGCGACGCTGCGGTCGGCGCCGACGCTGATGACAAGCGCGCCGCCGCTCTGTGCGTGGACAGCAAGGCTGACAAGGCCCTTCTCATGAACGTCAAGACTGTTGTTCAACATCCAGTCACGCGTGCGGTAGACGAGGAGGCGGCCATCCGCGCAGCCGCAGAGCAAAAACTGCGAGCCGGTGGTGAAGCACAAGCACAGCACCTCGCATGGAGGGGTCAGGCTGCCAAGGTCTGCCAGCCGCACCGCCATCGTCTCGCCAGCGGCTTGCAGTTTTGCCCGCTGCGCTGCGGTCAGCTTCTGTTCGGCTTTGTTGGTGAAGAGAAACACGCGCTCATCCGCCCCGCAGGAGGCCACGTAGCGGTTCGTCACGGCGACGTCGTTGACGTTTCCAACGTGGTGTTTAATTGCGAACTTCAAATAGAACTTCTCTCTCTTGAAGACCAGACCGGCCATCACCGCGTGGTAGTTCCCAACGACCAGAAGGGCGCTACGGCAGATGACATTTCGGTCCATCACTTTGTCCGCGACGACGGCCGGGAGGGCCACCACGGTTTTGTGTCTTTGGCCCCCACGGGCTTTGACTGCCCGTTCGAAGACCCCTGGCACATGCTTCATGTTTTGAAGTGAAGAAAAGCACTAACTAGGGTACTATCTTTGTGTCACTTTCTTCTGCCAGTGCTCGTTCAATGAGGAAAAAGAAAAGTGAAGATGAACAGAACGGAGTACTGATGCACATCGTCACAAAGCAGGTTCATGAAGCTGtagtggtggtggcggtggtggaAAAGAGGGGGACGGGGAAAGGTCGAGGGGAGATGCACCGAGACGCCAACACGCACTCATTGTAAAGAAGCAGAGGCGCATAACTGAATCTCGAGCTTCTTCCTCAAAGCCGTTTCAGGTGTGTTAAATCCtgtaagcacacacacacacacatacacacacgcagcAGCGTTGATCCGTGGTGCTTGCAGCCAACGCTTCGCCTTGCACATTCAAAGGAGCCTACACTCTCGTTGCGagctcgtttttttttttttttttttgatgttgctGTTGGAAAAGGTgtgttatgtgtagaagttaaaAGCATCGTTACAAGACGTTAGAAGAATAGCAAAGAATTATTGTTGGCTGCGGCAGCGGCGTCGTgaagaataaaagaaaaacaaaagacgTCAcgtgtattgttttttttttttttttggccagAATAAGATAGCAAAAAGTGCTCCGGAACAATTCGGttagaaaaaaaacagaaaaaaaaaagagaaaacaaaaacaaaaaaaaaaaagaaaaaattgtcgGTAAAAAAAGCATTGCAGTTGTCGTGGATGTCATTCggcaacaaagcaaaaaaaaagcaagcgaATGAAGGCTGAGGTCAGTGTGGCGTGCGCGCtggaaaagagagagaaaaaaaaaagatagtGATGGaagcaacaagaaaaataaagaaaaaagagccacagagaaaaagaaaaaaaaaaagaaaacggtACGGAAGGCTTCGCTTCACACTTTCGTGATGGTTCACATGCGCTGCTAAACGGAAGCCCAAGCTATCCCGAAAAAAAAAAGTAACTGCCCTTTTTGTGGGAGGGAGATCGTAAGAGACGTTCGATTgtggcaaaaaacaaaaaaaaaaacaaaaaaagagtcCCCTTTTTTATGTCAATTTGTGTTCGCTGATGAGGTCCCTCGTCCCGTCAACAGCATTTGCTGTGTGTTTTGTGAAAGCAAGAAAATGAGGAAAAAGAAGAGaggggagagagagagagagaaaaaaggtttaaaaaaaaaaaagcggaTTCGCAGAGGATTCCAGTGTTGACACAAGtaaaacatgtatatatgtatatatatatatatatatatatatatatgtatatatataatatatgtaaacagAGAGGgcagagagagagggagagagaaatAAATCATGAagcaaaagcttttttttttttttttctttttcctacTAACAGTGGGTAACAATGTGTAaaacaaatgacaaaaaaaaaaaaaaaagaggagagcaagttggcaaaaaaaaaaaaaacgaggaGCTCTTCGAAAAGAagattaaaaaaacaagaaaaccagagagaaagaaaagaaatgaattttaaaaaagacaGCGAGGAAACAGAGGAAAAGGAGGGAAAAAAAGACAAGATCAGGAACAATGAGGAGAGAAAAAAGGGAGAAAAGAAACATACGTGAGAAAGCAAGTGGCTCCCTTTGCACCTCTTATCAAAGCGGGACTTGCTGGTTGTTTGTGCTGTTGGAGGAAAGaggagagggagagagagaggCAACGGGGGAAACAAAGGAAGGGGAAGAGGAGAGACCAAACAGAAAGCGCTCTgctgaaaaaaaaagatatagtGGGGAAGaacaaaagagagagagaggggaGGGAGAGATTGATGCaggtatgtgcgtgtgtgtgtgtgtgtgtgtgcgggggACGAAGCCTCACAACCACCAGAAGAcacacagagagagagagaaaaagagtaGCTTTTTCACGTCTATAAatgtagacacacacacacacacactctctctCTCACACACAAGAAAACTTgtaatgcacacacacaaaaaacagTCATCTAGAAGACtgtacaaaagaaaaaaaaagaaaaaaaaacgaaaaaacaccCTCACAAAGAGTGTACCTCGGTaagcggcaaaaaaaaaaaaacgaattgaaAAGTGAATACACATGCTTTCGCATGGAAGTGTGTGTCCCTCTCACTGAAGAAAAGGGGTGAGTTCTTTTTCTTTCTAAACTGTCTACTTCTTTAAaagagaagcaaaaaaaaaacacaaaaaagaaaaatacagttACAAGAAAAAACAGAGTTCCGTATGTAAAAACGCACGTTAAGACAGTAAACGCTAATGCCGCTCGCATAATGCAGCCAGAGGCGATTCTCGACGATAGAAAAGAGGAAACACGCGCAACGATACGAGGAGGAGGGGAAGGAAGGGGAAAGGAAAGATGCCGGTCATGCATTTGAGCAGCGGGTCAAACAGTGtggagaaagagagagagagagagagagcagcGAGAGCTCTCGTTCGCAGCAAGCTGCTGGACTCAGCGTGTGCATCCGTCACCACTCGTCCTTGATGGTCATCGCACCCGCCACCGTTCTCGGTCGCCCGGGAGACCAGATAGCTGCATGTCTCGGAGGAAAGTGCTGCGCTCTCCGCTGCTGTTGCAGTTGCTCCTGAAGTGCCGCTCGTGGAGACGCAGAGAAGGgttgaaaaaaagaagaagaacggaCGTACCCCTCCGCGTTCGCACCAGCCGTCGCTGTCCTCCGGTATCTTTGGCTGCTGCTTGCTGCTGTAAAGAGAAGCCACTGACGCCTTAAGCAGCGGCGGCCACGGTCAAGGTCAAAAAAAGTGCTCTGGAAAAAAAGAGGCTGCCCATGCGGCGCGGCTTCACATTAAATGTATCTTGCAGAGGTTCAGTCGGGCACGGTGGATCGGGCACGGCCATCAGGGAGCTGAGGCGGACTCTACGTTTAGAGTGTCCGCCTCGGCGTCCACTGGCGGCGGCGTGAAATCTCGGCTCCCCTCGTTTTCCTCGGGGGAAGGAAGGGCCGTCCGCAGCACCGCCGTTTTCGTCGCCGTCGGCACTTTCAGGCACGACGTTGGGCGGGAAACGGTCGAGAAACTCAAGTTTTTTCTTCAGGTTCGTCGTTCGCTTCGCGGTTCACGGTCCTGCCCATTGCCAGCGCGTTCACCATGTTCATCGACATCGGgtctgaaaatcgacttcccgTCGTGGAACCGGAGGACGCAGCTGCTCCAGAGGACGCGACGAGGGAACTCAAGTAGCGCTTCCGTGTGAAGAGAACCTCACTCGGCTCCTGCGACGGAGGGCCGACCGAAACACGACGGCCCTCGAGGCTATTCTCAGGGAGCGGCGAGGAACTTGTTTCATCGGCCCCCTCGCAGCTGTGGCGGCAAGGCTCTGCCTGCCGTCTCCTCCTCCTTCGCCGCGGTTGGCAAGCCGTGGGGGAGGGGCAGACGCGGCGTGGTGCCCTCCCCCTCCTCAAGCAACCGCGGGCTCACCTGCTGAGAGCCGTCGAGAAAGCAGGAAGGGCAGGAGTCGCACCCGCACGGCCCGCGCCCCGCCCCAAAGCTCTCAGTGGACATCTGAGCGCCGATGCTTGTGGGGCCACAGCTGACCACTCGGGGCGAGAGGCAGTTCAAGCTGCCGCTGCGCATCGGACCGGTGGCGGCGTAGGGGAAGTTGTCGCCGCGCACGTGGGCGGAGCTGCTGTTGTGGGTGGCATCCTGAAAAAAGCTGTTCACGTCACCGCTGTGAATGGAACAAACTCGGCGGAGGCTGCAAGGGCTGCTGAAGATGCTCTGGCCGTTTACGTTGGAACGAGGCGTGAGGTGCGCGCCGTAGCGCACGCCAAGGCGACCACCACCACCGCGGAGGACGTGGTGAAAGGCCTCCTCCTTGCGGGAGAGCTGACAGCGACTGAGCGGCGTCGCGACGCCGGTGTTGGTGCGAGGCGAGGGGATTGATGGAGTCGCTGCGGCTGTGGATGCCGACACCGTAGCTCCCCTCAAAGGCATCTCCTCTACTCACAGAGGCTTCAGGAGGATGAGAAGGCGCAAACAGCTGCGGCACCGAAGGCAGCGGGGCACCCGAACCGTCCACGCGACTGCTCGGTTCAGGTGCAAGGTGGCGGCTTGCGTTCACCGCAGCATTCAAGGTCACTCCGAGCGATGCCGTGTCGTCTGTCGCGCCCACGTTGCTATCGAAGCTGCTGTGCAGCGCGGCCTTGTGGGGTCTTTTACCGCCGTTGTCGCCGTCTTCGCCTTGTGTGGCGTCTTTCTCAGGGTCACTATCGCTGCCGCTCTCGTCCTCCCACGCAACATCGTCGTCACACAGGCGGTATCGGTGAGCGGCGACGCCCTCTTGTCCGTACTCCTCCTTTTCCTTGATCCGGTACGTGCCGTCGCTGCCAGGCGCGTTGGAGAGTCCCTCCTCGAGTGAGGGGCGGGTGCCGTGCGCGTGGTGGACGCAGGGGACAGTGGCTTGTTTTGTCAGAAACCCGTTTCGTGTCTCGCTGTCCGCGGCGGTAGGGAGGCTAAACAACAGCCCATTTGTTGGTGACACCATCATGAAAGGGCCCGTGTTCTGTGACTTGTTTGTGCAGCCGAACGGTACATCGCAGTCGGCGTCACTGTCACTGGGAAAGGAGATGGGGCCCATCATACTCGCCGGCAGGTCCTGGGAAGAAGCCACAAACGTTGCATCGCTCCGCGTTGCCAGCGATGGACTTGACATTTGTAGAGAGAGAATAAAAAACGTAAGAAACGGGAAGAAGAGAGAgaggtaaaaaagaaaaaagtggaaTGCAGAAAAGCAAAGTGTCtgtgactgttttttttttctctttttttcttgctACTTGATTCGGTAGTAACACCCTTAAAGCCAAttcttgtaaataaataaaaaaggagtACTGCACTACGTTTGTATCGGCGAAGCGTGAATAAAAACAACGACAATGCAGAAAGAAAACGTTATCCAAAGAGAAACAAGAGGAAGAGGGGAAAAAGAGAAAAGATAGAGGTTGAGTAGAGGTGCAAGATAAGCGATACAAGTAAAAAGAgagaataaaatgaaaaaaaaactaactgtaaacaaTAGGAGAATGCAGAGGgggagagagaaagaaagaaagaccaggaaaaggaaaaggaaaCCTAATAAAAACAGGAAAACCTTTTTAGGgagaagagagagaaaaaaagagtTTTGGAAATTGAgcaagaaagagaaaaaaaaaggaaacgaGGAAGGAGGTCAATTTTGAAGGGAAGGAGAAGAGGCGAGTGCTGAATGAAGTttccatcaaacaaacagcaaaCGCATAACGGTGCGTGTGTCTCAGTGACGGGAACACACGCTTTTTTTGTCTTCTTCTGCCCCTCTAGTCCGCAGTGATTGCACTCTTCCGTGTttccttttttctcttttttttgccCTCTCGCGCTTAACCGCAAGAGTGTAGTTCTTGCAATACGAATAATGAGAAGAGCGCACAGATGTGACTGTGTGTGCGAAATAGTGGGTGCTCAGAGGAAGGAACACAGCAATCCGCGGAAGGGTCGCAACGTACGCAAGACTCTTTTAAACggttaaacacacacacacaaaaaaaaaaaactgcggaactgaaaacactttttttttattggaagagAGCGTGTAGATGGCGCATCAATCgccactcactcactcactcacacacacatctgCAGTTCGCGTACAAGTAGCACACAAAACAacaaggaagaagaagaccgaCCACACACAGAAAAGGAGGAGAAAGAGAACAGAACAAGAAGAAGAGGCGAGCCGCAAGCTGTGTGAGACGCAAAACAGAACAGAGGCAATTAATGCGTGTGCTGGTGGTTGATGAGCGGGGACTTGCAATCCTCGGGCTGACTGCAGCCCCCTGCGCAGACGTCCCGCCGCAGCCCTCGAGTCTACCTGGATGGTAATGTGCGAGATACCAAAGCGGCCTTTGATCACTTCCTTTGCCTTTTCGAGAATCCTGCTGACTGTTGACGGGATCCTTGGTGACGAGGTGGGCAGACAGTGCCGCGTAGTCAGGAGAGAGGGACCACACGTGGAGGTCGTGAACTGACTTCACCCCCTCCAGCTGTTGGAGGGCAACGTCAAGGGCCTGGTAGTCCACATCGTGCGGCGTGGTCTCCATGAGAATGCCCAGCAGATCCATCAGCAAGGAGCGCGTCATGTTGACTGTGACCACGGCAAAGAAGATGGAGGCGAAGGGGTCGGCGAGATTGTGCAGTGAGTATTTGTAGGAGTGCTGGCCGTAGATGTACTGATTCATGGTGTAGATGTAGAGGCCAGCAAAGATGACGCCAAGGGACTGGATGCAGTCGCCGAGGGCGTGCAGAATCGCAGAGCGCACGGCAAATCCACGGATGGAGCCGCTGCCGCCGTGTCCATGATCGTGGTCGTGGTCATGGTCATGTTCATGGTCATGGTCACGTTCATGGTCGTGGTCATGTCCATGATCGTGGTCATGCCCGCCCTCCTCCTCCACCTCGATGTAGCCGTGCCCGTGGCCCAGGCCCCCGCCGTGGCTGTGTCCGTGGGATCCGCCAAAGTAGAGGATGCTCGCACACACAATGTTCACCAGCATGCCAAGAAAGCCGACCACAATCATGAGCTTCGAGTCAATGGCCGTGCACTGACGGAGCTCCTTCTCAACGCCGCTGTAGCCGGATGGGCTCGATTGggtgtgctgctgctgctgcttcccCGCCACCGACGCGCGCGCGACCAGCTGTCCCGGCACGCGGCTGCAAGCGAAGATGTCGTACGTGCGTTGAATCGCCTCGACGACAATCCAAAGGACCAGTGCCCAGATGGAGAACACCGAGATGAGGGTGCCAATGACCTCCGCTCGGTGCCAGCCGTATTGTACTTGCCGCAGGCCGCACGGCTGGCCGTGACGAGAGCCGCGACGCTCAGGCCATAGGCGCCCACGTCCGTGAGCAAATGGAGGGCGTCGGTGAGGAGAGCGAGAGAATGCGCAATGACACCTGCGGTGAACTCAATcaccataaaaataaaacaaaaaagcatcGCCCCGAGAAGCACCTTCTTCTCCTTGTTGCGGCGCCTCTGCACGTCGCCGACCGCTGCATCCACCGCGCGGGCCTCGTTGAGGGAGAGGGAGTGCGCCAAGTCGTCTGTGCAGGGCGGAGTCGCGCCGTAGTGCTTGCGCGTGTCGATGGCCAGTCCAGTGGACTCTGTCAGCGGTTGTGTTCGGGAGGACATTTGCTGATGCCctctttctttaaataaatcttTTAGATGAAacgaaagagaaaaaaaaaacagaacggAAACAAGAAAACGCAGGCAAGTGGACAAGCAGAGGAGGGTatgaagagaaaaaaagaaaaatgggtAGTTGGCGAGTCACTGTTgggaagcaaagaaaaaacaagaaacaggTGACACCACAGGAAgcttggggaaaaaaaaaaaggagaaagaaGCGACTGCGGAAACAAATTAGAGAATTATggtgtatatataaaacaaaaccaGGAGAACACAACAAAACGGGAAGAGATCTACACTGAGCTAAATGATGTTTTATTAGAAAGATTTACAGGAGAGATGGTGCAATGTCACGTAAAGGTTGTATTTCATAAGGAAGTGCGATCAAATCGCTTCcgcgctctctctctcttcgtttttcattgcttttttcttctctctttttcaaaaaaacacaGCCTCCGCAGACACACGGCATGCCCTGCTAGTATTAAGTCTTTTATCTTTCTTTCCTTCCTTCTCTTTagtattaaatttgcaaaaggCGCGGTGGCATGTTTTTCTTTCACGTggcaaaacacacacaaatgcaaaaaaaaaaaaaaggcaaagaaaaaaaagcaaaaaacgcaaaatGCGTTGacagaaagcaaaaacaaagagaATGAAAAGAAGCATTTCTCCcagtttcttttctttcttgATGTCACCCGCACTAAACAATCgtaagcaaaaagaaaaaaaaacaagaacagaAAAAAAAGGGGGTGAACCGCGAAAGAGTGAAAACAAGGAGGTGGTTCTTCATTGCTTTCCTCCccgtttcgttttttattgtttcgccGCAGAATGCTCTCCCGCTTTCGTGGACGCATCGCGATAAAAGGAGCGCCGGAGGAAAGGGAGGAGGCCAGTGGAGAGGCCGACGACAGCGGCGGCTCTCCCCTCGACGAGTCTTTCCTTTCTGCGGCCACAGGCCCCGGCGCTAAAGTCGGTCTCTTTCGCTTTGGGCTGTGCTCAAGATCGCATGGAAGGAGGTCCTCGGGAAGATGCGCGCGCGTGATGCTGTGGTTCGCGACCACGGCGACATGGCTCGGTGTGCGGACGCGGCCCTTTGTCGTCATCTCCTTCTGCCGTGGAACGCTGTCGTCGGGCGCTCGCTCCCCGTCCGCAGTTGTCGACGGCGGGAGGGATCGCACTTGTCCTGAGCTGGCGAAGCTGCTGGAGGTGTAGTAGCGCAACGGTGGCAGGAAGAGGTCCTCCTTCTCCAAGAAAACAGGAAC encodes the following:
- the LOC126766702 gene encoding uncharacterized protein LOC126766702 produces the protein MAGLVFKREKFYLKFAIKHHVGNVNDVAVTNRYVASCGADERVFLFTNKAEQKLTAAQRAKLQAAGETMAVRLADLGSLTPPCEVLCLCFTTGSQFLLCGCADGRLLVYRTRDWMLNNSLDVHEKGLVSLAVHAQSGGALVISVGADRSVAVLDLAEEKIITKWKYTPVIADADAEEKDRRRGDKTRPSPTRRSTRSCSSTRTLCSSATSPRRSFYARLDQDGGAVELLPVSMLYPEAVKTEAEALLATPIHTDAEVRKKNPLRHVSRVKALRNVGKTLFSLDSNGIIISWTLQKDANDGACSCAMSPAPTAKDEPPLWMCCLCKEREGGRRRNAANSSLMTI